Proteins encoded in a region of the Isosphaeraceae bacterium EP7 genome:
- a CDS encoding IS5 family transposase (programmed frameshift), translated as MDTRIAYPSDLTHAEWAQVCRVIPSPKPGGRPAKHDRRDIVNALLYVARTGCQWRAIPHDLPPWATAYWYFRIWKADGTLDRLMDLLRGDLRQAHGRPRQPSAAILDSQSVKTTEKRGPRGYDAGKKVAGRKRHILVDGLGLILSVVVHAARIQDRDGARLVLAPLRHRFMRLRLIVADGIDNGGIAEWVHALRGRNRLRLEIKAKRPGDGKFEPIAFRWRVERTFTWLGRNRRLSKDYEATTASSEAFVKLAMIHLMARRLPKM; from the exons ATGGACACACGAATCGCGTATCCGAGTGACCTGACCCACGCCGAGTGGGCCCAGGTCTGCCGCGTTATCCCCTCACCCAAGCCGGGCGGGCGGCCCGCCAAGCACGACCGGCGGGACATCGTCAACGCCCTGCTGTATGTCGCGCGCACCGGCTGCCAGTGGCGCGCGATCCCGCACGACCTGCCCCCCTGGGCCACCGCGTACTGGTACTTCCGCATCTGGAAGGCCGACGGCACCCTCGACCGCCTGATGGACCTGCTCCGAGGCGACCTGCGCCAGGCCCACGGCCGGCCGCGCCAGCCGTCGGCGGCCATCCTCGACAGCCAGTCGGTCAAGACGACGGAAA AAAGGGGGCCCCGAGGTTACGATGCCGGCAAGAAGGTCGCCGGCCGCAAGCGGCACATCCTCGTCGACGGCCTGGGGCTGATCCTCTCGGTGGTCGTCCACGCCGCGCGTATCCAGGATCGCGACGGTGCGAGGCTGGTCCTGGCCCCGCTGCGGCACCGCTTCATGCGGCTGCGGCTGATCGTCGCCGACGGGATCGACAACGGCGGGATCGCCGAGTGGGTCCATGCGTTGCGGGGCCGCAACCGGCTGCGGCTGGAGATCAAGGCGAAGCGCCCCGGCGACGGCAAGTTCGAGCCGATCGCATTCCGCTGGCGTGTGGAGCGGACCTTCACCTGGCTGGGGCGGAACCGTCGGCTGAGCAAGGATTACGAGGCGACGACCGCAAGCAGCGAAGCATTCGTCAAGTTGGCGATGATCCATCTGATGGCCCGCCGACTACCGAAAATGTAG
- a CDS encoding IS1 family transposase, translating to MPTETPSIEPIPACPRCHATHVVRNGTIQYGLTTFLCRGCNRRFVVAPKRAPISVERWHLVRKLLPERLSPRTIARATGVSRTWL from the coding sequence ATGCCCACTGAGACCCCCAGCATCGAGCCGATCCCCGCGTGCCCTCGCTGCCACGCCACACACGTCGTCCGCAACGGCACGATCCAGTATGGCTTGACCACTTTCCTCTGCCGCGGCTGCAATCGCCGCTTCGTCGTCGCCCCCAAGAGGGCCCCGATCTCCGTGGAGCGGTGGCACCTGGTCCGCAAGCTGCTCCCGGAGCGGCTCAGCCCGCGCACCATCGCCCGGGCCACGGGGGTCTCGCGCACCTGGCTGTAG
- a CDS encoding helix-turn-helix domain-containing protein, whose amino-acid sequence MALITLQPAEREHLRGLARHSDDRRVIHRALALLDLDSGQPPLAVAARLGVSRSTVYNWAGRFAKERDPSPSLGDRPRAGRPPAARRAAEESAEAALGTDPRAAGYRHTNWTVPLLLAHLNRASGQQASGTTMRRALHGLGYRWKRPRFVLSRRSPTWRQAKGG is encoded by the coding sequence ATGGCCCTGATCACACTCCAGCCGGCCGAGCGCGAGCACCTGCGCGGACTGGCCCGTCACTCCGACGACCGCCGCGTCATCCACCGCGCCCTGGCCCTGCTGGACCTCGATTCCGGCCAGCCGCCGCTCGCCGTCGCCGCTCGGCTCGGCGTCAGCCGATCGACCGTCTACAACTGGGCCGGCCGGTTCGCCAAGGAGCGAGATCCAAGCCCGTCGCTGGGCGATCGCCCGCGCGCCGGCAGGCCGCCGGCCGCCAGGCGGGCCGCCGAAGAGTCGGCCGAGGCCGCCCTGGGGACGGATCCCCGCGCGGCCGGCTATCGCCACACCAACTGGACCGTGCCCCTGCTGCTGGCCCACCTGAACCGGGCCTCAGGCCAGCAGGCCAGCGGCACCACCATGCGGCGGGCCTTGCACGGGCTGGGCTATCGCTGGAAGCGGCCCCGCTTCGTCCTCTCGCGCCGATCGCCCACCTGGCGGCAGGCCAAAGGGGGCTGA
- a CDS encoding cytochrome c peroxidase, giving the protein MISRLRTAATLVALATPALVYVYAPARAAQDAPSSREPTPSAVHLVGHEDDVLLRRVQDVIDDWDPRKLRNPYVDTLAAQDRSKNQPARKSPRRRDLGDFIADFDAAEALGKAFFWEMKAGSDFRRENQVGLGTACASCHYRYGADARDTHTTRVPFVAWDQYDRDNLHEDLGFNEKPRPFPVAELARKPIKADDLYLPRRRQRHIVPRADEAEDNEEEDDFDDSRRTPLSLIVGSQGVEPRKFLGLNPDPGGKKDWTSERNDPKTKFVQPNWPPEWAMFMGAIPNEPKKLFRQITPRNSPSVINSGFSERLFHDGRAESTFNGFSIFGDADDQEILHLSNKPGAKPVPVRVAISRAALASQAVGPVVNDLEMSYEGRTFNDLAKKLLDAEVLGDQTIDVKDSILGVYLANKLVGPGSSYKQLIRLAFRREWWDDSDGKGGNYKVPLKLTVLTDQNPNPAGSLMEANFSLYWGLSIMLYEASLVSNDSPFDRMMNGKKELVEKLWCDKKGELGPIYIDRLRTSNPKPDGEAQFLLKSGSEVFQRGFRVFMSRGCIDCHDGPLMSELYGRMDFAEEKPPIARAIAHTLLTNSRGDAIAIAIREEHDRMITRVADLLARTVGANHTKQHAERVAVSLENLVDRARGQESALEEIFKAHFTSPGFLFPGADPKAIAHEWIAYGKNAVRHSGDRTFFKEEERVPHAALLVEPVSVEQMPIPPNLRPFRRTLPIQGAPSSDSYAFYDLAFYNLGVSPPRFDRGNGDSFLIDVDDRPAPAVALAAAEEIIDAIVPAEPEDLKTIEDQVREKVTSRKGFYLTREGMEKLAAAKGRVKDAYPKGSAAVRELSGAIRRRGNDDRSRTGSGTPGQANRIRRAGSPPPAILEAAALAPAGGPETIERDLSWFRDLARWDADFPPAPPAPAPQFKSVDKRRMDVFFYSRARRLAQDESPTGHRKPLLHDNELAFWGAFKTPTLRNVELTPPYMHNGRILSLFDVLDFYNRGGDVGFDRELNPDKHPEMIRLHLTQEDKLAVVFFLMSLTDDRVRREAGPFDHPSITLINGYKENYDEKYVTIPAVGEGGNSCSVNRTFPRGD; this is encoded by the coding sequence ATGATCTCTCGACTCCGAACCGCCGCGACGCTGGTCGCGCTTGCGACCCCGGCCCTCGTGTACGTCTACGCCCCCGCCCGGGCGGCCCAGGACGCTCCCTCCTCGCGAGAGCCGACCCCCTCGGCCGTGCATCTCGTGGGACACGAGGACGACGTCCTGCTCCGCCGCGTCCAGGACGTGATCGATGACTGGGACCCCCGCAAGCTCCGCAATCCCTACGTGGACACTCTCGCCGCGCAGGACCGATCGAAGAATCAGCCGGCCAGGAAGTCCCCACGCCGGCGCGACCTCGGCGATTTCATCGCCGACTTCGATGCGGCGGAGGCCCTCGGCAAGGCGTTCTTCTGGGAAATGAAGGCCGGCAGCGACTTCCGGCGCGAGAACCAGGTGGGACTGGGGACCGCGTGTGCCTCGTGCCATTACCGCTACGGGGCCGACGCCCGCGACACCCACACGACCCGCGTCCCGTTCGTCGCCTGGGACCAGTACGACCGCGACAATCTCCATGAGGATCTCGGCTTCAACGAGAAGCCTCGCCCGTTCCCCGTCGCCGAACTCGCTCGTAAGCCGATCAAGGCCGACGATCTCTACCTCCCCCGACGTCGGCAGCGGCACATCGTCCCAAGAGCGGATGAAGCAGAGGACAACGAGGAAGAGGATGACTTCGACGATTCGCGTCGGACGCCCCTCTCCCTGATCGTCGGCTCCCAGGGCGTCGAGCCCCGGAAATTCCTGGGTCTCAACCCCGACCCCGGCGGTAAGAAGGACTGGACGTCGGAGCGCAACGATCCCAAGACGAAGTTTGTGCAGCCAAACTGGCCGCCCGAATGGGCGATGTTCATGGGTGCCATTCCGAACGAGCCGAAGAAGCTCTTCCGCCAGATCACCCCGCGAAACAGCCCGTCGGTCATTAACTCGGGATTCTCGGAACGCCTGTTTCACGATGGCCGCGCCGAGTCGACGTTCAACGGATTCTCGATCTTCGGCGATGCCGACGACCAGGAGATCCTCCACCTCAGCAACAAGCCCGGGGCCAAGCCGGTCCCCGTGCGCGTCGCCATCTCGCGCGCCGCGCTCGCGTCCCAAGCGGTCGGGCCGGTCGTCAACGACCTGGAGATGTCTTACGAGGGAAGGACGTTCAACGACCTCGCGAAGAAGCTGCTCGACGCCGAGGTTCTCGGCGATCAGACCATCGACGTCAAGGACAGCATCCTGGGTGTCTATCTGGCGAATAAGCTCGTAGGCCCCGGCTCCTCTTACAAGCAACTAATCAGGCTGGCCTTCCGGCGTGAATGGTGGGACGACTCCGACGGCAAGGGCGGGAATTACAAGGTCCCCCTGAAGTTGACCGTCTTGACGGACCAGAACCCCAATCCCGCCGGCTCGCTGATGGAAGCGAATTTCTCGCTCTACTGGGGCCTGAGCATCATGCTCTACGAGGCCTCGCTCGTCTCCAATGACTCGCCGTTCGACCGGATGATGAATGGCAAGAAAGAGCTGGTAGAGAAGCTCTGGTGCGATAAGAAAGGGGAATTGGGGCCGATCTACATCGACCGCTTGAGGACGAGCAACCCGAAGCCCGACGGGGAGGCCCAGTTCCTTCTCAAGTCGGGGTCCGAAGTCTTCCAGCGCGGGTTCCGCGTCTTCATGTCGCGGGGTTGCATCGACTGCCACGACGGCCCCTTGATGAGCGAATTGTACGGACGCATGGATTTCGCCGAGGAGAAGCCGCCGATCGCCCGTGCGATCGCCCACACGCTCCTGACGAACTCGCGAGGCGACGCGATCGCCATCGCGATCCGCGAGGAGCACGACCGGATGATCACCCGCGTCGCCGACCTGCTCGCCAGGACGGTGGGCGCGAATCACACGAAGCAACACGCCGAACGCGTGGCGGTCTCGCTGGAGAATCTGGTCGACCGCGCCAGGGGGCAGGAGTCGGCCCTTGAGGAGATCTTCAAGGCGCACTTCACCTCGCCCGGCTTCCTGTTCCCGGGCGCCGACCCGAAAGCGATTGCCCATGAGTGGATCGCCTACGGCAAGAATGCCGTCCGGCATTCCGGCGACCGGACGTTCTTCAAGGAGGAGGAGCGAGTCCCACACGCCGCACTCCTGGTCGAGCCGGTCTCGGTCGAGCAGATGCCGATCCCACCGAATCTCAGGCCTTTCCGACGAACCCTCCCGATCCAGGGCGCGCCGAGCAGCGATTCCTACGCATTCTACGACCTCGCGTTCTATAACCTGGGCGTCTCCCCCCCGCGCTTCGACCGGGGCAATGGCGATTCGTTCTTGATCGACGTCGATGACCGCCCGGCCCCCGCGGTCGCCCTCGCCGCCGCCGAGGAGATCATCGACGCGATCGTCCCCGCAGAACCTGAGGACCTCAAGACGATCGAGGACCAGGTCCGCGAGAAGGTGACGTCCAGGAAGGGCTTCTACCTCACCCGAGAGGGCATGGAAAAGCTGGCCGCCGCGAAGGGTCGCGTCAAAGACGCCTATCCGAAGGGTTCCGCCGCCGTCCGGGAGTTGTCGGGTGCCATCCGCCGCCGCGGTAACGACGACCGATCCCGGACCGGCTCGGGGACGCCCGGCCAAGCGAATCGGATTCGACGTGCCGGCTCTCCACCACCCGCGATTCTGGAGGCGGCGGCCCTGGCGCCGGCGGGAGGGCCGGAGACCATCGAACGCGACCTCTCCTGGTTCCGCGACCTCGCTCGCTGGGACGCGGACTTCCCGCCTGCGCCTCCCGCCCCCGCCCCACAGTTCAAGAGCGTGGACAAGCGACGGATGGACGTCTTCTTCTACTCGAGGGCTCGGAGGCTCGCGCAGGACGAGTCTCCCACCGGCCATCGCAAACCGCTCCTGCACGACAACGAGCTGGCGTTCTGGGGGGCGTTCAAGACGCCCACCCTGCGGAATGTCGAGTTGACCCCGCCTTACATGCACAATGGTCGTATCCTGAGCCTCTTCGACGTCCTGGACTTCTACAACCGGGGCGGCGACGTGGGATTCGACCGTGAGCTGAACCCGGACAAGCACCCGGAGATGATCCGGCTCCACCTGACGCAAGAGGACAAGCTCGCCGTGGTCTTCTTCCTCATGAGCCTGACCGACGACCGCGTCCGGCGAGAGGCAGGCCCGTTCGACCACCCCTCGATCACCCTCATCAACGGCTACAAAGAGAATTACGACGAGAAGTACGTCACCATCCCCGCCGTCGGCGAGGGTGGGAACTCCTGCTCGGTCAACCGAACCTTCCCCCGGGGCGACTGA
- a CDS encoding multicopper oxidase domain-containing protein, producing the protein MINRRSMLKATAMSVLAGGAKAQELPGPYDDPTARFDKAKQDQLPSWAFRDELWIPLVPRPVNVGWYDALTSTPGGTPPPFSPTDPVPIGHVFHGIAREWGETPLHWKDLGCRPEPGQTASQCWSDKHENMGFVESYERKENGEAVELIHNWGHFPIKCFKMPILETKKALAHAALPARLYGYGGMVPGPTMKMRLGQPVVVRFENHLETELSVHLHGAHSPSHSDGFPSFYVLQGKSRDYFYPNILPLRKPMESDKGRARPMCLSPHKLVADDGESQSTMWYHDHGMDGTGYNVAKGLAGFALCFGERELELIANGTLPGLGPKSCEDPERQGVKTSARDVEDLEEPGYPGYYKRCKEPYANPFDIPIVLQDKVIDPNTGQVAYETAGHNGYLGHTFLLNGVAYPHLNVSNRKYRFRFLNGSNSRIYRLRLLSEAEFHARFGGQPASVPAAVPAEVGVVEADDIGGGSMDEASLPFLRIGKDSWLWSKAEQKKSVVLAMANRADLVVDFKLFASHLKSRDDQAVFYLVNTMPQADGRGPRVKLEDGGDPRVLPLPIDVEADAKKGIPESKIAELDRPIPLMKIIVKGPPLDCKLDAKVEHGTELIPHHPIGDDEVQVVREFIFERGKGAWKVNGRFYDPNIANATPTIGTAEEWILRNGGGGWWHPIHIHLESHQLISYQKDFEADGIIDTGDPPAIPRLANLVELVDKFDEGQQRGLHDTQVLGPNTVARIRMRFRTWNGPFVFHCHNLEHEDMRMMHNFEPVPRPFTDAEAEGKPDRFDRRRKLANIAPDARTHGNDVTLQPDPSAPGYHESHRRIGELDWSHSAIPTTPVEDGGAYQIPPRAKEGR; encoded by the coding sequence ATGATTAATCGTCGTTCGATGCTGAAGGCCACGGCGATGAGCGTCCTGGCGGGGGGCGCTAAGGCGCAAGAACTGCCGGGCCCTTACGACGACCCGACCGCGAGATTCGACAAGGCGAAGCAGGACCAGTTGCCGAGCTGGGCGTTCCGTGACGAGCTCTGGATCCCCCTCGTCCCGCGACCGGTGAACGTCGGGTGGTACGACGCGCTCACCTCGACACCCGGCGGGACGCCTCCCCCTTTCAGCCCCACGGACCCGGTGCCGATCGGACACGTCTTCCACGGCATCGCCCGCGAGTGGGGCGAAACGCCGCTGCATTGGAAGGACCTGGGCTGCCGGCCGGAGCCCGGACAGACGGCCTCCCAATGTTGGAGTGATAAGCATGAAAATATGGGTTTCGTCGAATCGTATGAAAGAAAGGAGAACGGCGAGGCGGTCGAGTTGATCCACAACTGGGGTCATTTCCCGATCAAGTGCTTCAAGATGCCGATCCTCGAGACGAAGAAGGCGTTGGCGCACGCCGCGCTTCCCGCGAGGCTCTACGGATACGGCGGCATGGTGCCTGGTCCCACCATGAAGATGAGGCTCGGGCAACCCGTCGTCGTCCGGTTCGAGAACCATCTGGAGACCGAGCTCTCGGTCCACCTGCACGGCGCGCACAGCCCGTCCCATAGCGACGGATTCCCCTCGTTCTACGTCCTCCAGGGCAAGTCGCGTGATTACTTCTACCCCAACATCCTCCCCTTGAGGAAGCCGATGGAATCCGACAAAGGGCGTGCCCGGCCCATGTGTCTGAGCCCGCACAAGTTGGTGGCGGACGACGGCGAGTCCCAATCCACCATGTGGTATCACGACCACGGGATGGACGGCACGGGCTACAACGTGGCCAAAGGCCTCGCCGGCTTCGCCCTCTGCTTCGGTGAACGCGAACTGGAACTGATCGCGAACGGGACCTTGCCGGGCCTGGGGCCGAAGTCGTGCGAGGATCCCGAGCGGCAAGGCGTCAAGACGTCCGCCCGAGACGTCGAAGACCTGGAAGAACCGGGCTATCCGGGCTACTACAAGCGTTGCAAGGAACCCTATGCCAACCCGTTCGACATCCCCATCGTGCTCCAGGACAAGGTGATCGACCCGAATACGGGGCAGGTTGCCTATGAGACGGCGGGGCACAACGGCTATCTCGGCCACACATTCCTGCTCAACGGGGTCGCCTATCCCCACCTGAACGTGAGCAACCGCAAGTATCGGTTCCGCTTCCTCAACGGGTCGAACTCGCGGATCTATCGCTTGAGGCTGCTTTCCGAGGCAGAGTTCCACGCCCGGTTCGGGGGCCAGCCGGCCTCGGTCCCGGCGGCCGTGCCGGCGGAAGTGGGCGTCGTCGAGGCGGACGACATCGGCGGTGGCAGCATGGACGAGGCCTCGCTGCCCTTCCTGAGGATCGGTAAGGACTCCTGGCTCTGGTCGAAGGCCGAGCAGAAGAAGAGCGTCGTCCTGGCGATGGCCAACCGCGCGGACCTCGTGGTCGACTTCAAGTTGTTCGCGTCGCACCTGAAGTCGCGGGACGATCAGGCCGTCTTCTACCTGGTCAACACGATGCCCCAAGCCGACGGTCGCGGCCCCAGGGTCAAGCTCGAGGACGGCGGCGACCCCCGCGTGCTCCCCCTGCCGATCGACGTCGAGGCCGACGCCAAGAAGGGGATCCCGGAGTCCAAGATCGCCGAACTGGACCGTCCGATCCCCCTGATGAAGATCATCGTCAAGGGGCCGCCCCTCGACTGCAAGCTCGACGCGAAGGTCGAGCACGGGACCGAACTCATCCCTCATCACCCGATCGGCGACGACGAGGTGCAGGTCGTCCGCGAGTTCATCTTCGAGCGTGGCAAGGGGGCGTGGAAGGTCAATGGCCGGTTCTACGACCCCAACATCGCCAACGCCACCCCCACGATCGGCACCGCGGAGGAGTGGATTCTCCGCAACGGCGGCGGCGGCTGGTGGCACCCGATCCACATCCATCTCGAAAGCCACCAACTCATCAGCTACCAGAAGGATTTCGAGGCGGACGGCATCATCGATACCGGGGATCCGCCGGCCATCCCCCGGCTGGCGAACCTCGTGGAACTGGTGGACAAGTTCGACGAAGGACAGCAGCGTGGGCTCCACGACACTCAGGTCCTGGGCCCGAACACCGTAGCACGCATCCGCATGAGGTTCCGGACCTGGAACGGGCCTTTCGTGTTCCATTGCCACAACCTTGAACACGAAGACATGCGAATGATGCACAACTTCGAGCCGGTCCCCAGGCCCTTCACGGACGCCGAGGCCGAGGGGAAGCCGGACCGGTTCGACCGCCGGAGGAAGCTCGCGAACATCGCGCCCGACGCCCGGACCCACGGCAATGACGTCACGTTGCAGCCGGACCCGTCCGCCCCGGGCTACCACGAGTCGCATCGCCGGATCGGGGAGCTCGACTGGTCCCATTCGGCGATTCCCACGACGCCCGTCGAGGATGGGGGAGCCTACCAGATCCCCCCTCGCGCGAAAGAAGGGCGATGA
- a CDS encoding SCO family protein has translation MLASLAKFLGAMADGPPVTRISDGFANVPMTNQYGRELRFRDDLVGRRALIVNTMFTVCRGTCPGTSSRLASLRKILSPVFGDDLLIVSISLDPEQDSPRALRRYASIYGADRVRDGLCDWQFLTGKPADVERLRRSLGFYDLDLRVDGDLTRHAAVLYFGNPRKDRWATLPSDLREPLLVEAIRRVAGFTFEQKYGIKG, from the coding sequence ATGCTGGCGAGTCTTGCGAAATTCCTCGGGGCGATGGCCGACGGCCCCCCCGTGACGAGGATCTCGGACGGTTTCGCGAACGTCCCGATGACGAACCAGTACGGCCGGGAGCTTCGATTCCGCGACGACCTGGTCGGGCGACGCGCCTTGATCGTCAACACGATGTTCACCGTCTGCCGGGGGACGTGCCCCGGGACCAGCAGTCGGCTCGCCAGCCTGCGCAAGATTCTGAGCCCGGTCTTCGGAGACGACCTGCTGATCGTCTCGATCTCGCTCGACCCGGAGCAGGATTCGCCCCGCGCCTTGCGGCGTTATGCGTCGATCTACGGAGCGGACCGCGTCCGCGACGGGCTGTGCGACTGGCAGTTCCTCACCGGCAAGCCCGCGGACGTAGAGCGTCTGCGGCGGAGCCTGGGGTTCTACGACCTGGATCTCCGCGTGGACGGCGACCTCACGCGGCACGCCGCGGTCCTCTACTTCGGGAATCCGCGGAAAGACCGCTGGGCGACCTTGCCGTCGGACCTCCGCGAGCCGTTGCTCGTCGAGGCGATCCGGCGCGTGGCGGGTTTCACCTTCGAGCAGAAATACGGCATCAAGGGCTGA
- a CDS encoding transposase — translation MPGRTRTVVLFSDATILTETPPLRAAWARAGQQAEVPITGNRDRRVLFGAIAVGRGTLRLDRAGQWNQDSFQSHLRHFRPTWRGWRIVLFLDRGSPHTARRSRALAKQFSIELRFLPTACPELNPMEGLWREIKGQILANEPTPELDVSLECAVDHLMAMTGKQRRQTARILSENFWLAT, via the coding sequence CTGCCCGGACGCACGCGCACCGTCGTCCTCTTCTCCGACGCCACCATCCTCACCGAGACTCCGCCGCTGCGGGCCGCCTGGGCCAGGGCTGGCCAGCAGGCCGAGGTGCCGATCACCGGCAACCGCGACCGCCGCGTCCTCTTCGGCGCCATCGCCGTGGGCCGCGGCACGCTCCGCCTGGACCGCGCCGGGCAATGGAACCAGGACAGTTTCCAGAGCCATCTGCGGCACTTCCGCCCGACCTGGCGCGGCTGGCGGATCGTGCTGTTCCTGGACCGGGGCTCGCCGCACACGGCCAGGCGGTCGCGGGCCCTGGCCAAGCAGTTCTCCATCGAGCTACGGTTCCTGCCGACGGCGTGCCCGGAGCTCAACCCGATGGAGGGCCTGTGGCGCGAGATCAAGGGGCAGATCCTGGCCAACGAGCCGACGCCCGAGCTGGACGTTTCGCTGGAGTGTGCCGTCGATCACCTGATGGCCATGACCGGCAAACAACGACGCCAAACCGCCCGCATCCTCTCCGAGAACTTCTGGCTAGCCACTTAA